The following proteins come from a genomic window of Thermoanaerobaculia bacterium:
- a CDS encoding DUF2207 domain-containing protein — MKARVLAWGLALLSFASGASARTLHWRSLDVRARLDADGLLHVSERQNMVFDGEWNGGERKFRLEPGQKLTFAGMSRIDAQSGASKPLVGGDLSQTDHYEFVDEKTLRWRSRLPSDPPFSGTEIDYVLEYTLSGVLEERGGAYRLAHDFAFPDRDGAIDRFTLDFTLDPSWKPEDAFPGHWQAGPLMPGRGFVVRATLRSSSAPASVRRVPPLADRRLAEILIAAAFLIFGLHYWLHDRARGRFRPLSPLSEVDAPWLAANVFDLLPEEVGTALDDDVGSPEVGAVIARLVAEKKLKSETSHVLAKPTLRLTRVAPLSAFSGYERKLVDGLFFGEESVTPEDVRAHYKSSGFNPAQLITADLKARLAAKGAFAETYKPARPWRSLLFFAIAVALVVVTWPHHVATDPPALFAFLFASAFFAGIGITLASRSAESFSPLSVPLTFALVLILGPWVIAGIVMPAGYSPTLFAAFTAMTVMYVSSAFHMAMSRDGAARMDARRKIVTARRWFALQLKQPHPALEDSWFPYLLALGLGSGVDRWSKSFAGAAARTGGGFTGGSSSSTSEGGWTGGGGSFGGAGASGSWAAAVGGFSAGVAAPSSSSGGGGSSSGGGGGGGW; from the coding sequence GACGGGGAATGGAACGGCGGGGAGCGCAAGTTCCGGCTCGAACCGGGACAGAAGCTGACGTTCGCCGGAATGTCGCGAATCGATGCGCAGAGCGGCGCTTCGAAGCCGCTCGTCGGCGGCGACCTTTCGCAGACGGATCACTACGAGTTCGTCGACGAGAAGACGCTCCGCTGGAGGAGCCGGCTGCCGTCCGACCCGCCGTTCTCCGGCACCGAGATCGATTACGTCCTCGAGTACACGCTGTCGGGCGTTCTCGAGGAACGGGGCGGCGCGTATCGGCTCGCGCACGACTTCGCGTTCCCCGACCGGGACGGCGCGATCGACCGCTTCACGCTCGATTTCACCCTCGACCCCTCCTGGAAGCCGGAGGACGCCTTTCCCGGGCACTGGCAAGCGGGTCCCCTCATGCCGGGCCGCGGGTTCGTGGTCCGGGCGACGCTGCGCTCCTCGAGCGCTCCCGCCTCGGTTCGCCGCGTGCCTCCGCTCGCCGACCGGCGCCTCGCGGAGATCCTGATCGCCGCCGCGTTCCTGATCTTCGGGCTCCACTACTGGCTGCATGACCGCGCGCGGGGAAGGTTTCGGCCGCTTTCTCCCCTCTCCGAAGTCGACGCCCCGTGGCTCGCCGCGAACGTGTTCGATCTCCTCCCCGAGGAAGTCGGAACGGCGCTCGACGACGACGTGGGCTCGCCGGAAGTCGGCGCCGTGATCGCGCGGCTCGTCGCGGAGAAGAAGCTGAAGAGCGAGACGTCCCACGTGCTGGCGAAACCGACGCTCCGCCTCACCCGGGTCGCCCCGCTTTCCGCGTTTTCCGGCTACGAGCGAAAGCTCGTCGACGGACTGTTCTTCGGCGAGGAGAGCGTGACGCCGGAGGACGTGCGCGCGCACTACAAGTCGAGTGGATTCAATCCCGCGCAGCTCATCACCGCGGACCTGAAGGCGCGGCTCGCCGCGAAGGGCGCCTTCGCCGAGACGTACAAGCCCGCGCGCCCGTGGAGAAGCCTGCTCTTCTTCGCGATCGCCGTGGCGCTCGTTGTCGTCACCTGGCCGCATCACGTCGCGACGGATCCGCCGGCGCTCTTCGCGTTCCTGTTCGCGTCCGCGTTCTTCGCCGGGATCGGAATCACGCTCGCCAGCCGGTCGGCGGAATCATTTTCTCCTCTGAGCGTGCCGCTCACGTTCGCGCTGGTCCTGATTCTCGGCCCCTGGGTGATCGCCGGCATCGTGATGCCCGCCGGCTACTCCCCGACGCTCTTCGCGGCGTTCACCGCCATGACGGTGATGTACGTGAGCTCGGCGTTCCACATGGCGATGAGCCGCGACGGAGCGGCGCGGATGGACGCGCGACGCAAGATCGTCACGGCCCGCCGCTGGTTCGCGCTGCAGCTGAAGCAGCCGCACCCGGCCCTCGAGGATTCCTGGTTCCCCTACCTTCTCGCGCTCGGGCTCGGCTCCGGGGTCGACCGCTGGTCGAAGAGCTTCGCGGGCGCGGCCGCCCGGACGGGCGGCGGGTTCACGGGGGGTTCGTCGTCATCGACTTCGGAAGGCGGCTGGACGGGCGGAGGGGGAAGCTTCGGGGGAGCGGGGGCCTCCGGCAGCTGGGCCGCCGCGGTCGGAGGGTTCTCCGCGGGCGTCGCGGCGCCTTCGTCCTCGTCGGGCGGAGGGGGAAGCTCTTCGGGCGGAGGCGGCGGAGGCGGCTGGTAG